One genomic segment of Rhinopithecus roxellana isolate Shanxi Qingling chromosome 6, ASM756505v1, whole genome shotgun sequence includes these proteins:
- the LOC104674928 gene encoding cTAGE family member 8-like isoform X1: MEEPGATPQPYLGLVLEELRRVVAALPESRRPYSNPYGFPWELVVCAAVVGFFAVLLFLWRGFRSVRSRLYMRREKQLAATLSGLIEEKCKLLEKFSLIQKEHEACEATCEKLNRSNSELEDEILCLEKDFKEEKSKHSQRDELMADISKRIQALEDESKSLKSQIAEAKIICKIFNMSEERREIAIKDALNENSQLLESQKQLLQEAEVWKEQVSELNEQKTTFEDSKAHAEQVLNDKENHIKTLTGRLLKMKDQAAVLGEDIRDDDNLELEVNGESENGTYLDDPPTRALKKLIHAAELNVSLKILEGERNHIIFELSEVDKTKEELTEHIKNLQTQQASLQSETMYFERENQKLQQKLKIMTEFYQENEVKLHRELTVEENSRIQQEEKLSKVEKKISHTTEGLEAYGKLGKDLEEELKRTINFYQRQVISYEKKGHDNWLAARTAERNLNDLRKENAHNRKRLTETEFKFELLEKDPCAPDVSNTAFGREHSPCGPSPLGQPPSETRAFLSPQTVLEGPLRPSPVLPGRGGRGPRGPGNPLDHQITNEREEPGCDTLTDPHRAPSDTGSLSSSWEQDRRMTFPLPGQSYPDSAPPPQREDGYSNSDGLSGPAELRSFNVPSLDQMDGSMPSEMESSRNDAKDHPGNLNVPDSSLPAKNEATGTGFVPPPLAPIRGPLFPVNTRGPFMRRGPPFPPPPPGTMFGVSRGYYYPPRDFPGPPHAPFAMRNICPPRAFPPYLHPRPGFYPNPTF, from the exons ATGGAGGAGCCCGGCGCTACGCCTCAGCCCTATCTGGGGCTGGTCCTGGAGGAGCTACGCAGGGTTGTGGCAGCACTGCCTGAAAGTAGGAGACCATATTCGAATCCTTATGGTTTTCCGTGGGAACTGGTGGTATGTGCAGCTGTCGTTGGATTTTTTGCCGTTCTCCTTTTTCTGTGGAGAGGTTTTAGATCCGTTAGGAGTCGCCTTTAtatgagaagagaaaaacaacttgCTGCAACGCTTTCTGGActaattgaagaaaaatgtaaactacTTGAAAAATTTAGCCTTATTCAAAAAGAGCACGAAGCCTGTGAA GCAACCTGTGAAAAGCTGAACAGGTCCAATTCTGAACTTGAGGATGAAATCCTCTGTCTAGAAAAAGActtcaaagaagagaaatctaaacatTCTCAACGAGATGAATTGATGGCGGATATTTCAAAAAGGATACAGGCTCTAGAAGATGAGTCAAAATCCCTCAAATCACAAATAGCAGAAGCCAAAATCATCTGCAAGATCTTTAACATGAGTGAAGAACGACGCGAGATAGCAATAAAAGATGCTTTGAATGAAAATTCTCAACTTCTGGAAAGCCAGAAGCAGCTTTTGCAAGAAGCTGAAGTATGGAAAGAACAAGTGAGTGAACTTAATGAACAGAAAACAACATTTGAAGACTCCAAAGCACACGCAGAACAAGTtctaaatgataaagaaaatcacaTCAAGACTCTGACTGGACGCTTGCTAAAGATGAAAGATCAGGCTGCTGTGCTTGGAGAAGACATAAGGGATGATGATAACTTGGAATTAGAAGTGAATGGTGAATCGGAAAATGGTACTTACTTAGATGATCCTCCAACAAGAGCTTTGAAGAAACTGATTCATGCTGctgagttaaatgtttctttaaaaatcttagaaggagaaagaaaccaCATTATTTTTGAGTTATCTGAAGTTGATAAAACAAAGGAAGAGCTTACAGAGCATATTAAAAATCTTCAGACTCAACAAGCATCTTTGCAGTCAGAAACCATGTATTTTGAACGTGAGAATCAGAAGCTTCAACAGAAACTTAAAATAATGACTGAATtctatcaagaaaatgaagtgaAACTCCACAGGGAATTGACAGTAGAGGAAAATTCCCGGATACAGCAAGAAGAGAAACTTTCTAAAGTGGAAAAAAAGATCAGCCACACCACTGAAGGGCTGGAGGCCTATGGAAAGCTAGGCAAAGATCTTGAAGAAGAATTGAAGAGAactattaatttttatcaaaggCAGGTTATTTCCTATGAGAAAAAAGGACATGATAATTGGTTGGCAGCTCGGACTGCTGAAAGAAACCTCaatgatttaaggaaagaaaatgctcACAACAGAAAAAGATTAACTGAAACAGAGTTTAAATTTGAACTTTTAGAAAAAGATCCTTGTGCACCTGATGTTTCAAATACAGCATTTGGCAGAGAGCATTCCCCATGTGGTCCCTCACCATTGGGTCAGCCTCCATCTGAAACGAgagcttttctctctcctcaaactGTGTTGGAGGGTCCACTGAGACCCTCACCTGTGCTTccggggagaggaggaagaggcccAAGAGGCCCAGGGAATCCTCTGGACCATCAGATTACCAATGAAAGAGAAGAACCAGGCTGCGATACGTTAACCGATCCTCACAGGGCTCCTTCTGACACTGGGTCCCTGTCGTCCTCATGGGAACAGGACCGTAGGATGACGTTTCCTCTACCAGGACAATCATACCCTGATTCAGCTCCTCCTCCACAAAGGGAAGACGGATATTCTAATTCTGATGGACTGTCTGGGCCAGCAGAACTCAGAAGTTTTAATGTGCCTTCTTTGGATCAAATGGATGGGTCAATGCCTTCAGAAATGGAATCCAGTAGAAATGATGCCAAAGATCATCCTGGTAATTTAAATGTGCCTGATTCATCTCTCCCTGCTAAAAATGAAGCAACTGGCACCGGCTTCGTTCCTCCACCTCTGGCTCCAATCAGAGGTCCACTGTTTCCAGTGAATACGAGGGGACCGTTCATGAGAAGAGGACCGCCTTtccccccacctcctccaggaaccaTGTTTGGAGTGTCTCGAGGTTATTACTATCCACCAAGGGATTTCCCAGGTCCACCACATGCTCCATTTGCAATGAGAAACATCTGTCCACCGAGGGCTTTTCCTCCTTACCTTCACCCAAGACCTGGATTTTACCCCAACCCCACATTCTGA
- the LOC104674928 gene encoding cTAGE family member 8-like isoform X4: MEEPGATPQPYLGLVLEELRRVVAALPESRRPYSNPYGFPWELVVCAAVVGFFAVLLFLWRGFRSVRSRLYMRREKQLAATLSGLIEEKCKLLEKFSLIQKEHEACEVESSLEDASFEKAAAEARSLEATCEKLNRSNSELEDEILCLEKDFKEEKSKHSQRDELMADISKRIQALEDESKSLKSQIAEAKIICKIFNMSEERREIAIKDALNENSQLLESQKQLLQEAEVWKEQVSELNEQKTTFEDSKAHAEQVLNDKENHIKTLTGRLLKMKDQAAVLGEDIRDDDNLELEVNGESENGTYLDDPPTRALKKLIHAAELNVSLKILEGERNHIIFELSEVDKTKEELTEHIKNLQTQQASLQSETMYFERENQKLQQKLKIMTEFYQENEVKLHRELTVEENSRIQQEEKLSKVEKKISHTTEGLEAYGKLGKDLEEELKRTINFYQRQVISYEKKGHDNWLAARTAERNLNDLRKENAHNRKRLTETEFKFELLEKDPCAPDVSNTAFGREHSPCGPSPLGQPPSETRAFLSPQTVLEGPLRPSPVLPGRGGRGPRGPGNPLDHQITNEREEPGCDTLTDPHRAPSDTGSLSSSWEQDRRMTFPLPGQSYPDSAPPPQREDGYSNSDGLSGPAELRSFNVPSLDQMDGSMPSEMESSRNDAKDHPGNLNVPDSSLPAKNEATGTGFVPPPLAPIRGPLFPVNTRGPFMRRGPPFPPPPPGTMFGVSRGYYYPPRDFPGPPHAPFAMRNICPPRAFPPYLHPRPGFYPNPTF, from the coding sequence ATGGAGGAGCCCGGCGCTACGCCTCAGCCCTATCTGGGGCTGGTCCTGGAGGAGCTACGCAGGGTTGTGGCAGCACTGCCTGAAAGTAGGAGACCATATTCGAATCCTTATGGTTTTCCGTGGGAACTGGTGGTATGTGCAGCTGTCGTTGGATTTTTTGCCGTTCTCCTTTTTCTGTGGAGAGGTTTTAGATCCGTTAGGAGTCGCCTTTAtatgagaagagaaaaacaacttgCTGCAACGCTTTCTGGActaattgaagaaaaatgtaaactacTTGAAAAATTTAGCCTTATTCAAAAAGAGCACGAAGCCTGTGAAGTAGAGTCATCTTTAGAGGATGCCAGCTTTGAGAAGGCGGCAGCAGAAGCACGAAGTTTGGAGGCAACCTGTGAAAAGCTGAACAGGTCCAATTCTGAACTTGAGGATGAAATCCTCTGTCTAGAAAAAGActtcaaagaagagaaatctaaacatTCTCAACGAGATGAATTGATGGCGGATATTTCAAAAAGGATACAGGCTCTAGAAGATGAGTCAAAATCCCTCAAATCACAAATAGCAGAAGCCAAAATCATCTGCAAGATCTTTAACATGAGTGAAGAACGACGCGAGATAGCAATAAAAGATGCTTTGAATGAAAATTCTCAACTTCTGGAAAGCCAGAAGCAGCTTTTGCAAGAAGCTGAAGTATGGAAAGAACAAGTGAGTGAACTTAATGAACAGAAAACAACATTTGAAGACTCCAAAGCACACGCAGAACAAGTtctaaatgataaagaaaatcacaTCAAGACTCTGACTGGACGCTTGCTAAAGATGAAAGATCAGGCTGCTGTGCTTGGAGAAGACATAAGGGATGATGATAACTTGGAATTAGAAGTGAATGGTGAATCGGAAAATGGTACTTACTTAGATGATCCTCCAACAAGAGCTTTGAAGAAACTGATTCATGCTGctgagttaaatgtttctttaaaaatcttagaaggagaaagaaaccaCATTATTTTTGAGTTATCTGAAGTTGATAAAACAAAGGAAGAGCTTACAGAGCATATTAAAAATCTTCAGACTCAACAAGCATCTTTGCAGTCAGAAACCATGTATTTTGAACGTGAGAATCAGAAGCTTCAACAGAAACTTAAAATAATGACTGAATtctatcaagaaaatgaagtgaAACTCCACAGGGAATTGACAGTAGAGGAAAATTCCCGGATACAGCAAGAAGAGAAACTTTCTAAAGTGGAAAAAAAGATCAGCCACACCACTGAAGGGCTGGAGGCCTATGGAAAGCTAGGCAAAGATCTTGAAGAAGAATTGAAGAGAactattaatttttatcaaaggCAGGTTATTTCCTATGAGAAAAAAGGACATGATAATTGGTTGGCAGCTCGGACTGCTGAAAGAAACCTCaatgatttaaggaaagaaaatgctcACAACAGAAAAAGATTAACTGAAACAGAGTTTAAATTTGAACTTTTAGAAAAAGATCCTTGTGCACCTGATGTTTCAAATACAGCATTTGGCAGAGAGCATTCCCCATGTGGTCCCTCACCATTGGGTCAGCCTCCATCTGAAACGAgagcttttctctctcctcaaactGTGTTGGAGGGTCCACTGAGACCCTCACCTGTGCTTccggggagaggaggaagaggcccAAGAGGCCCAGGGAATCCTCTGGACCATCAGATTACCAATGAAAGAGAAGAACCAGGCTGCGATACGTTAACCGATCCTCACAGGGCTCCTTCTGACACTGGGTCCCTGTCGTCCTCATGGGAACAGGACCGTAGGATGACGTTTCCTCTACCAGGACAATCATACCCTGATTCAGCTCCTCCTCCACAAAGGGAAGACGGATATTCTAATTCTGATGGACTGTCTGGGCCAGCAGAACTCAGAAGTTTTAATGTGCCTTCTTTGGATCAAATGGATGGGTCAATGCCTTCAGAAATGGAATCCAGTAGAAATGATGCCAAAGATCATCCTGGTAATTTAAATGTGCCTGATTCATCTCTCCCTGCTAAAAATGAAGCAACTGGCACCGGCTTCGTTCCTCCACCTCTGGCTCCAATCAGAGGTCCACTGTTTCCAGTGAATACGAGGGGACCGTTCATGAGAAGAGGACCGCCTTtccccccacctcctccaggaaccaTGTTTGGAGTGTCTCGAGGTTATTACTATCCACCAAGGGATTTCCCAGGTCCACCACATGCTCCATTTGCAATGAGAAACATCTGTCCACCGAGGGCTTTTCCTCCTTACCTTCACCCAAGACCTGGATTTTACCCCAACCCCACATTCTGA
- the LOC104674928 gene encoding cTAGE family member 15-like isoform X3, whose translation MEEPGATPQPYLGLVLEELRRVVAALPESRRPYSNPYGFPWELVVCAAVVGFFAVLLFLWRGFRSVRSRLYMRREKQLAATLSGLIEEKCKLLEKFSLIQKEHEACEATCEKLNRSNSELEDEILCLEKDFKEEKSKHSQRDELMADISKRIQALEDESKSLKSQIAEAKIICKIFNMSEERREIAIKDALNENSQLLESQKQLLQEAEVWKEQVSELNEQKTTFEDSKAHAEQVLNDKENHIKTLTGRLLKMKDQAAVLGEDIRDDDNLELEVNGESENGTYLDDPPTRALKKLIHAAELNVSLKILEGERNHIIFELSEVDKTKEELTEHIKNLQTQQASLQSETMYFERENQKLQQKLKIMTEFYQENEVKLHRELTVEENSRIQQEEKLSKVEKKISHTTEGLEAYGKLGKDLEEELKRTINFYQRQVISYEKKGHDNWLAARTAERNLNDLRKENAHNRKRLTETEFKFELLEKDPCAPDVSNTAFGRGPRGPGNPLDHQITNEREEPGCDTLTDPHRAPSDTGSLSSSWEQDRRMTFPLPGQSYPDSAPPPQREDGYSNSDGLSGPAELRSFNVPSLDQMDGSMPSEMESSRNDAKDHPGNLNVPDSSLPAKNEATGTGFVPPPLAPIRGPLFPVNTRGPFMRRGPPFPPPPPGTMFGVSRGYYYPPRDFPGPPHAPFAMRNICPPRAFPPYLHPRPGFYPNPTF comes from the exons ATGGAGGAGCCCGGCGCTACGCCTCAGCCCTATCTGGGGCTGGTCCTGGAGGAGCTACGCAGGGTTGTGGCAGCACTGCCTGAAAGTAGGAGACCATATTCGAATCCTTATGGTTTTCCGTGGGAACTGGTGGTATGTGCAGCTGTCGTTGGATTTTTTGCCGTTCTCCTTTTTCTGTGGAGAGGTTTTAGATCCGTTAGGAGTCGCCTTTAtatgagaagagaaaaacaacttgCTGCAACGCTTTCTGGActaattgaagaaaaatgtaaactacTTGAAAAATTTAGCCTTATTCAAAAAGAGCACGAAGCCTGTGAA GCAACCTGTGAAAAGCTGAACAGGTCCAATTCTGAACTTGAGGATGAAATCCTCTGTCTAGAAAAAGActtcaaagaagagaaatctaaacatTCTCAACGAGATGAATTGATGGCGGATATTTCAAAAAGGATACAGGCTCTAGAAGATGAGTCAAAATCCCTCAAATCACAAATAGCAGAAGCCAAAATCATCTGCAAGATCTTTAACATGAGTGAAGAACGACGCGAGATAGCAATAAAAGATGCTTTGAATGAAAATTCTCAACTTCTGGAAAGCCAGAAGCAGCTTTTGCAAGAAGCTGAAGTATGGAAAGAACAAGTGAGTGAACTTAATGAACAGAAAACAACATTTGAAGACTCCAAAGCACACGCAGAACAAGTtctaaatgataaagaaaatcacaTCAAGACTCTGACTGGACGCTTGCTAAAGATGAAAGATCAGGCTGCTGTGCTTGGAGAAGACATAAGGGATGATGATAACTTGGAATTAGAAGTGAATGGTGAATCGGAAAATGGTACTTACTTAGATGATCCTCCAACAAGAGCTTTGAAGAAACTGATTCATGCTGctgagttaaatgtttctttaaaaatcttagaaggagaaagaaaccaCATTATTTTTGAGTTATCTGAAGTTGATAAAACAAAGGAAGAGCTTACAGAGCATATTAAAAATCTTCAGACTCAACAAGCATCTTTGCAGTCAGAAACCATGTATTTTGAACGTGAGAATCAGAAGCTTCAACAGAAACTTAAAATAATGACTGAATtctatcaagaaaatgaagtgaAACTCCACAGGGAATTGACAGTAGAGGAAAATTCCCGGATACAGCAAGAAGAGAAACTTTCTAAAGTGGAAAAAAAGATCAGCCACACCACTGAAGGGCTGGAGGCCTATGGAAAGCTAGGCAAAGATCTTGAAGAAGAATTGAAGAGAactattaatttttatcaaaggCAGGTTATTTCCTATGAGAAAAAAGGACATGATAATTGGTTGGCAGCTCGGACTGCTGAAAGAAACCTCaatgatttaaggaaagaaaatgctcACAACAGAAAAAGATTAACTGAAACAGAGTTTAAATTTGAACTTTTAGAAAAAGATCCTTGTGCACCTGATGTTTCAAATACAGCATTTG gaagaggcccAAGAGGCCCAGGGAATCCTCTGGACCATCAGATTACCAATGAAAGAGAAGAACCAGGCTGCGATACGTTAACCGATCCTCACAGGGCTCCTTCTGACACTGGGTCCCTGTCGTCCTCATGGGAACAGGACCGTAGGATGACGTTTCCTCTACCAGGACAATCATACCCTGATTCAGCTCCTCCTCCACAAAGGGAAGACGGATATTCTAATTCTGATGGACTGTCTGGGCCAGCAGAACTCAGAAGTTTTAATGTGCCTTCTTTGGATCAAATGGATGGGTCAATGCCTTCAGAAATGGAATCCAGTAGAAATGATGCCAAAGATCATCCTGGTAATTTAAATGTGCCTGATTCATCTCTCCCTGCTAAAAATGAAGCAACTGGCACCGGCTTCGTTCCTCCACCTCTGGCTCCAATCAGAGGTCCACTGTTTCCAGTGAATACGAGGGGACCGTTCATGAGAAGAGGACCGCCTTtccccccacctcctccaggaaccaTGTTTGGAGTGTCTCGAGGTTATTACTATCCACCAAGGGATTTCCCAGGTCCACCACATGCTCCATTTGCAATGAGAAACATCTGTCCACCGAGGGCTTTTCCTCCTTACCTTCACCCAAGACCTGGATTTTACCCCAACCCCACATTCTGA
- the LOC104674928 gene encoding cTAGE family member 15-like isoform X2, with protein MEEPGATPQPYLGLVLEELRRVVAALPESRRPYSNPYGFPWELVVCAAVVGFFAVLLFLWRGFRSVRSRLYMRREKQLAATLSGLIEEKCKLLEKFSLIQKEHEACEVESSLEDASFEKAAAEARSLEATCEKLNRSNSELEDEILCLEKDFKEEKSKHSQRDELMADISKRIQALEDESKSLKSQIAEAKIICKIFNMSEERREIAIKDALNENSQLLESQKQLLQEAEVWKEQVSELNEQKTTFEDSKAHAEQVLNDKENHIKTLTGRLLKMKDQAAVLGEDIRDDDNLELEVNGESENGTYLDDPPTRALKKLIHAAELNVSLKILEGERNHIIFELSEVDKTKEELTEHIKNLQTQQASLQSETMYFERENQKLQQKLKIMTEFYQENEVKLHRELTVEENSRIQQEEKLSKVEKKISHTTEGLEAYGKLGKDLEEELKRTINFYQRQVISYEKKGHDNWLAARTAERNLNDLRKENAHNRKRLTETEFKFELLEKDPCAPDVSNTAFGRGPRGPGNPLDHQITNEREEPGCDTLTDPHRAPSDTGSLSSSWEQDRRMTFPLPGQSYPDSAPPPQREDGYSNSDGLSGPAELRSFNVPSLDQMDGSMPSEMESSRNDAKDHPGNLNVPDSSLPAKNEATGTGFVPPPLAPIRGPLFPVNTRGPFMRRGPPFPPPPPGTMFGVSRGYYYPPRDFPGPPHAPFAMRNICPPRAFPPYLHPRPGFYPNPTF; from the exons ATGGAGGAGCCCGGCGCTACGCCTCAGCCCTATCTGGGGCTGGTCCTGGAGGAGCTACGCAGGGTTGTGGCAGCACTGCCTGAAAGTAGGAGACCATATTCGAATCCTTATGGTTTTCCGTGGGAACTGGTGGTATGTGCAGCTGTCGTTGGATTTTTTGCCGTTCTCCTTTTTCTGTGGAGAGGTTTTAGATCCGTTAGGAGTCGCCTTTAtatgagaagagaaaaacaacttgCTGCAACGCTTTCTGGActaattgaagaaaaatgtaaactacTTGAAAAATTTAGCCTTATTCAAAAAGAGCACGAAGCCTGTGAAGTAGAGTCATCTTTAGAGGATGCCAGCTTTGAGAAGGCGGCAGCAGAAGCACGAAGTTTGGAGGCAACCTGTGAAAAGCTGAACAGGTCCAATTCTGAACTTGAGGATGAAATCCTCTGTCTAGAAAAAGActtcaaagaagagaaatctaaacatTCTCAACGAGATGAATTGATGGCGGATATTTCAAAAAGGATACAGGCTCTAGAAGATGAGTCAAAATCCCTCAAATCACAAATAGCAGAAGCCAAAATCATCTGCAAGATCTTTAACATGAGTGAAGAACGACGCGAGATAGCAATAAAAGATGCTTTGAATGAAAATTCTCAACTTCTGGAAAGCCAGAAGCAGCTTTTGCAAGAAGCTGAAGTATGGAAAGAACAAGTGAGTGAACTTAATGAACAGAAAACAACATTTGAAGACTCCAAAGCACACGCAGAACAAGTtctaaatgataaagaaaatcacaTCAAGACTCTGACTGGACGCTTGCTAAAGATGAAAGATCAGGCTGCTGTGCTTGGAGAAGACATAAGGGATGATGATAACTTGGAATTAGAAGTGAATGGTGAATCGGAAAATGGTACTTACTTAGATGATCCTCCAACAAGAGCTTTGAAGAAACTGATTCATGCTGctgagttaaatgtttctttaaaaatcttagaaggagaaagaaaccaCATTATTTTTGAGTTATCTGAAGTTGATAAAACAAAGGAAGAGCTTACAGAGCATATTAAAAATCTTCAGACTCAACAAGCATCTTTGCAGTCAGAAACCATGTATTTTGAACGTGAGAATCAGAAGCTTCAACAGAAACTTAAAATAATGACTGAATtctatcaagaaaatgaagtgaAACTCCACAGGGAATTGACAGTAGAGGAAAATTCCCGGATACAGCAAGAAGAGAAACTTTCTAAAGTGGAAAAAAAGATCAGCCACACCACTGAAGGGCTGGAGGCCTATGGAAAGCTAGGCAAAGATCTTGAAGAAGAATTGAAGAGAactattaatttttatcaaaggCAGGTTATTTCCTATGAGAAAAAAGGACATGATAATTGGTTGGCAGCTCGGACTGCTGAAAGAAACCTCaatgatttaaggaaagaaaatgctcACAACAGAAAAAGATTAACTGAAACAGAGTTTAAATTTGAACTTTTAGAAAAAGATCCTTGTGCACCTGATGTTTCAAATACAGCATTTG gaagaggcccAAGAGGCCCAGGGAATCCTCTGGACCATCAGATTACCAATGAAAGAGAAGAACCAGGCTGCGATACGTTAACCGATCCTCACAGGGCTCCTTCTGACACTGGGTCCCTGTCGTCCTCATGGGAACAGGACCGTAGGATGACGTTTCCTCTACCAGGACAATCATACCCTGATTCAGCTCCTCCTCCACAAAGGGAAGACGGATATTCTAATTCTGATGGACTGTCTGGGCCAGCAGAACTCAGAAGTTTTAATGTGCCTTCTTTGGATCAAATGGATGGGTCAATGCCTTCAGAAATGGAATCCAGTAGAAATGATGCCAAAGATCATCCTGGTAATTTAAATGTGCCTGATTCATCTCTCCCTGCTAAAAATGAAGCAACTGGCACCGGCTTCGTTCCTCCACCTCTGGCTCCAATCAGAGGTCCACTGTTTCCAGTGAATACGAGGGGACCGTTCATGAGAAGAGGACCGCCTTtccccccacctcctccaggaaccaTGTTTGGAGTGTCTCGAGGTTATTACTATCCACCAAGGGATTTCCCAGGTCCACCACATGCTCCATTTGCAATGAGAAACATCTGTCCACCGAGGGCTTTTCCTCCTTACCTTCACCCAAGACCTGGATTTTACCCCAACCCCACATTCTGA